CGACGATACCCTTATTTTTGATAAAGCTTTAAAGATTTTAGGACTTACAGACTATCCGGAACCAGAACCGGAACCGGAACCTGAACAGACAGATCAGGCAGAACTTGAAGAATAAAAGAAAAAAGAACCCAATAATTGATTGTTCAACACTCGTTATTGGGTTTTTTTGTAGAGTTGTTTTTAACCCTTACATCTGGAGGTCAACACCTTTGGATGTCTCAAAAAGATTAATATGAAAAAAGAGATTACAAATAGTGAATCACGCGATGAAAAACTGGTAACAGTTGCAATTCATACGTATGAAAAAGCACAAATATTAAAATCTATACTTGAATCGGAAGGCATACCTGCTGTTATACATGGTATTAATCTCATTGAACCTACCATTGCCGGTAGTGTGAGGGTAAGAATCAATGAAAAAGATCTTCCGAACGCATTGCGTGTAATTGAACAGGTGGATTTTAAATCAACTGATGAAAAAGAAGATGATGAAGAAAAGGTGAAAGTTATCAATGAGGTATTAATCCCTGTTGATTTCTCCGACTATTCACTTTTGGCTTGTGAGTTTGGATTCCGTCTTGCAGATGATTTAAAATGTAATGTAAAGCTGATGCATGCATTCTTTACACCTTTTTATCCTGCTTCAATTCCCTTTGGAGACTCTCTTACTCTGCAGTCTACTGATAAGGATATTTATCAGGATATAAAAAAGAATACGGAGACAGAGATGAAAAACCTTATTAAAAGGTTAGAGGAGAATATATCGAATGGTAAATTCCCTAAAGTCAGCTTTACCTATACCTTGGTGGAAGGGCTTCCGGAGGAGGAGATTATTTCATATTCCAAGAAGATAAAGCCTACTGCCATAGTTATGGGTACAAGAGGTAAAAATGCTAAAGATCTGGATCTGATTGGCAGTGTGACCGCTGAGGTGATGGATGGTTGCAGAACCCCTATTTTTGCTGTTCCGGAAGACTCAAAAGTACGCAATCTTACTGAAGTCAAGAGAGTGGTATTTCTTACTAACTTCCAGGAGAGGGAATTTAAAGCTCTTGATATTATGATGAAGCTTTTAAAGCCATATCATATTGAAATTATTTTAGCACATATTGCAAAGAAGGAGGATGTTTGGAATGAGATTAAACTATCGGGATTTCAAAAAAGGCTTTCCGAACTGTATCCACTGTTAAAGGTAAGCTATATGCTTATTGATCAGACGGAGAGACTGGAATCTACCCTTGAAAAATATGTGAAGGAGAATAATATTGATATGATCTCTTTATCAAGCTCAAGAAGGAATATTTTTGCCAGGATGTTCAATCCGGGTATAGCACGTAAGATGCTGTTTCATTCAAATACTCCTATACTGGTTATTAAAGGAATGTAGTTATGATTATAAATCTAACAGTGATTGTCTGATTCCTATTTAATATCAGATATAAAAAAAGGCCTCAATTAAATTTGAGACCTTTTTTTATACTGTTTAATGTCTTTTACTGTATTCCCAAACGTGTTTTTACTTCCTGAGTAATGTTTACTGCCGAAGGATGAGTATAAACTATTGGAGACTGCATATTAGATACATCAAATACAAAAGTATAGTTATTTGCTGCACCTACTGCCTGTATTGCATCTGAAATTTTCTGATTAACAGGTCCAAGAAGCTTTTGTTGTAACTGCTGCATTTCTTGTTGACTGTTCTGCTGAAATAGTTCGTATCTCTGCAGAATTGATTGCAGTTGTGCCTGCTGATCCATTTTTACGGCATCGGAAGTAGTTGCTGCTGCTGCTTCAAATTCCTGGGCTTTCTTGGTGTATTCATCAACCAAAGCCTGGCCGTTTTTAGTAATCTGTTCCTGTTTTTCTGTTAATTGTGTTTCGATACTGGATAATTCAGGCATAGATGCAAATATCTCCTGAGTGTTTATGTACGCTAGTTTTAAGTCTTGTGCTACAAGCGATAAAGGAGCAAGTGCAATACAAAAGATCAATAATTTCTTTAACATGATTGTTACGTTATAATTTATAATTTATAATTCAAAAAAAGTGGATACAAAGATAATGATAAAATTCTAATAGCCTAATCTTGAAAGTACTTCGTCGCTAATATCAATATCAGGGGTTGCAAAAATAATAGATGTAGCAGATGCTCTGTCTAAAACAACAGCATACCCATTATCAATAGAAATTGATTTTACTGCCTCATAAATATTATCCTGTATTGGCTTAATCAGTTTCTCCTGATTCTTAAATAATTCTCCTTCTGGACCAAAATATTGATTCCTGAGTTCCTGAATAGCATTTTCCTTTGCTACAATCTGATTTTCACGTTTGGTTTTCTCTTCTCCTGCAAGAAAAGTGAGATCGGCTTGGTATTTTTTATACATAGCATTCACCTCTTGAACCTCTTCGTCGATAACTGCCTGCCATTGCTTAGACAAAGCTTCCAGTTGTTCATTAGCGTTCTCGTATGCAGGAATTCTCTTTAAGATATACTCCATATCAATCAGTGCATATTGCTGAGCCATGCTGCTACTGATACCTAACGCCAAGAATAAACCAATAAATAAAACTATTTTTTTCATACTTTGTTTTTTTAATCTGTTTATAATGACAGTTGAAACTTATAAACGTTTACAGTACTCTCTGTAAATAATGTTAAAGATATTAGAACTCCTGACCGATTATGAAGTGGAACTGACTTCCTCCTCTGTCTCTGATGCCTGAAGTGCCATACACTGTATCAAAACCATATGCCCAGTCGATACCCATCAAACCGATCATTGGAAGGAAGATTCTCACGCCTGCACCAGCAGATCGCTTCAGGTCGAAAGGATTTATCTCGTTCAGCTTCATCCATGCATTACCTGCTTCAAGGAATGCAACACCGTAAATTGTTGAGTTTGGCTCAAGTATAAACGGATAACGTAGTTCAAGTCCCAGACGAGTATATGCTCGTGCCTGCATAGCAATTGAGTTGTTCTCGTATCCTCTCAAAGCAACCGTTTCTGTTGCAAAACTGCTTGTATATCCTGTCATACCATCACCACCCACATCAAACGTTTCGAAGGATGTCAGTTTATCCTTGTTGTAGTGTCCCAGTATTCCGAATTCTGCCCTGGTTGCAACTACAGGTGTTCTGGTTACTGTTAACGGTGTAAGTGGAGTATATGTACGCATCTTGAGTTTCCACTTATGATACTCATTCCACCTATGTTTTGCAGGATCATTTACTGCAAGTTTACTGTAATCCCTGCCATCCCATAATGAGAATGGAGGTGTTGCATTTACACTTAGAGTGAAGTCAGATCCGGTTCTGGTATAAATAGGGTTATCTATCGAAGTACGAGATAACGTTAATCCAAGCGTAATACTATTACTTACTCCTGTTGAGAAATCAAATCTGTTTAATGTCCAGTTTTTAAGACCATAACGTTGGAAACCTAATGTTGCCATAATCTGGAAATAGTCGTCAGGCCACTCTAAACGTTTACCATATCCTATAGATGCTCCAAATATATTGAAAACCTGATCCGGGTCAGCAGCATATTCTGCGAGGTCCTGATAACCGTATCCATAACCTCCGTAACCGCCATAGCCACCATATCCTCCGTAACCATAACCCGGGTAGCCATAACCACCATATCCCATACCGGGATAGCCTCCCATGCCATACATGTAAGGATTGGTATTCTGTCGGTAGTAGTCGCTATTTAAACCAGTATATCTTGAGTAGTATGCATTAACCGAGAAGTGATTAGGCTTTTTGCCTCCAAACCATGGTTCAATAAACTGGAACTGATATGATTGATAATATCTACCGTTGGTCTGTGCACTCAACACAAGTGTCTGTCCATCTCCCTGCGGAATTATACCTCTGTGCATAGATGGATTAAGCATGTTCCTTAAAGAGAAGTTATTCAGGCGTAGACTAAGTTTACCTACCAGGCCGGTAACACCCCAACCTGCAGAAAACTCAATCTGGTCGTTTCCTTTTGATGTCAAAGGGTATGTAATATCAACAGTACCATCTTCAGGGTTAGGAGTTATACCTTTCCCTATATCTGCAGAAAGTGCCTCCGGATCGAAATGGCCTGTCTGGGCAATTTCTCGAACAGATCTCAGCAGGTCATCCTTACTGAACACTGCTCCCGGTTTAGTTCTTAATTCACGACGGATAACATCTTCGTATAGACGATCATTACCTTGAATTATTACACGTTTGATTGTTGCTTTTGGTCCTTCCACAACACGCAACTCAAGATCGATGGAGTCATTTTCAATATTTATCTCTATCGGATCAATATTTGAAAACAGATATCCGTTATTCTGATAAAGATTGATTACAGCATCTTCATCAGATATAAGTCTTTCCTCAAGTTTTTTCTGATTATACACTTCCCCTGAATTCATATTCAGTACCCTGGAAAGCTGTGCAGAAGGGTATTGAGTATTACCAACCCAGTTAATTGAGCGTATATGATAAAGTGGTCCCTCTTCAAGAAGAATATCTATGTTTACTGTCTTATCATCAAATTTATATACAGTATCCTTTAAAATTTCAGCATCTCGATATCCCTCCTCATGATATTTACCAATAAGATTTCTTTTATCCTCCTCATAGAGATCTTCAACAAACTTCTTTGCACGGAAAATATTCCAGAGTTTACCCTTCTCATTAGTCTTCTTCATAGCCCTCTTCAACGTTCTGTCGGAGAGTGCAACATTTCCTTCAATATTTATATTGTTAACTTTAAGTTTTTCCTTTTTATCAACAACTATTTCAAGCACAACCTGATTTTTACCCGTTGTGTCAGGGTGTTGAAGGAGTCTGACTTCAGCATCTCCAAAACCCTTTTCGTCATAGAAGTTTTTGATTAAAATCTCAGCTCTGTCGATTTGAGGAGGGGTAATCTGATTTCCTTTTACAAATCCTATCTTAGCTTCAATATCATCCTGCTCGCTTTTCTTCATCCCGGTATAACGTATGTCAGTAACCCTGGGACGGTCAGTCAGCTTTATTTCAAGCCATACACTGTCACCCTCAATCTTGTTCTGGAGTATCTTAACATCAGAGAAAAGTCCTTGTCTCCAAAATCTTTTAAGCGCGTTTGTTATATCATCACCAGGGATCTGTATCTCCTGACCTTTTGAAAGTCCGGCAAAATTGATAAGTACAAACTCCTGTCCTGCATACATTGTTTCCTCTACACCCGTTACCTTTACATCAGCAATGTAATAGGTCTTTGGGGGTGATGTATAATTCACAGTCAGATCACCCGATTCACTCTGAGTTATTGAATCGTTGGTTTGAGCCAATAATACTGTCTGTGGTAGTACTATTAATAGCAGAAGTAAATTGAATATTCTCTTCAACATTGTGATAATTTCTTTTCTCTTACTGTTCTTTTTCAGGTTTTGATCCCGTACTATTACACTCTATCTGTTCGCTGATTTTGCCGAATCTCCTTTCACGACCCTGAAAGTCAATAATTGCTTCATAAAGGTCTTTTTCTCCGAAGTCGGGCCAGTAGACTTCGGTAAAGTAAAATTCCGCATAAGCACATTGCCATAAAAGGAAGTTGCTTATTCTCTGTTCGCCCCCTGTGCGGATTAATAAATCGGGGTCGGGAATTCCATGAGTTGTAAGGTACATACTTATGGTTTCTTCACTTATATCCTCTTTGTTTAAAACTCCATTTAAAACATCATCAGCAATTCTCCTGGCTGCCTCGGTAAGCTCCCATTTAGATGAGTAGCTTAAAGCAATATTCAGTGTAAGAGTATTGCCTTCTTTGGTCTGATCTATACATTCTATCAGTGCAGTACGTGCATATTCAGGCAGACGATCCATATCACCTATACAGGTGATTCTGACTCCATTTTTTTTAAGCTTTTCAGTCTCCTCACTTATAGCATAAACCATAAGGTCCATCAGACCGTTTACCTCTTCTGCAGGACGGTTCCAGTTTTCAGTTGAGAAGGCATATAGCGTCAGGTATTTTATTGAAGCTTTAGTTGCAGCTTCAACTACACGGCTAATGGCTCTGACACCCTCTTTGTGTCCTTCACCCCTTTCAAAACCTTTATTCGTTGCCCATCTTCCGTTACCATCCATTATGATGGCAATATGATTTGGAAGGCGTTCTTGATCTATATAGTCTAATAGCGACATTTTTTAACGTCTATATTGTTACATTCCATGACAAGGGTCAGTGCGAGAACTGAAATCCCAGGTCAGGAAAATCATAGTTAATGAATACCAATCCTTATTTTTCAGTGTACTGCTTCTGATACCATAAGGATTGTCAAGCAGATCGAAGTTATCAGTAAAAAGTTTCCTCATTGAGAACTCGACCCCTAAATTTATCCTGTTTTTTAATTTATATTTAAACCCAATACCTAAAGGTATATTAGCACTGAAAATACTATTTTCACCAGACGCATAGGTTAATCCTACACCTGTAAACAGATAAGGTGAATATGGTTTTGTACCTAAGTATGAATAGTTATCACTATAGGGTAAAAAATTAAATTCAACCTGTGTTCCAATATCAGTGAAAGTTCTGCTGAAATTTATGTTCCGATCAAAAGGAAAAACATTCCCTGAATCTTCACTGTTCCCGGAAACATTACCTGCTATAATATTTGCCTTTAATGCCCAGTTAAAGTTGATATTGTATCTGAACAATGCACCTCCTGAAATTCCGGAATGCAAATACAATTTCGTTTTGTTGGCATCACCCATATAGAAAGATGTTCCGGTTGCTGCTCCTATCTCATATTTATACTCCTGCGATAGTGTATTAGCCGGAAGTACAACTACGATAAATAATAACAGGTAGAAATAAATTGCCTTTTTGGTATTCCTCATATCAACATCTTATGATTATACACTTTCTAAACGTAAAAGAGGTCGATAAAGTATATCAATGCGAGGAACTATTCCACTAATTCAGGTCAAATTTATTAAGCCTGCCTTTCCAGACATCTCTGATTTGGGTTTGAGCCTGAGATACTCCGCCGAATATCCATATGTTGTTGTTATCAGTAATTACTGATGCATTTTTTCTATAATTAAATGTAGCCGGTAGAGACTGATTCTCTTCTGCCGGTTTCCAGTCCAGTCCGTAATTGTCTGAATAAAGTAAACTGTTTTTTCCTCCTGAGGCTACTAAGATATATGGTTTTTCATCATAGAAAAAGATAGAACTGCCATCAACTGAAACAGATTCTGATTTCTTTGATTTTAAAGCATAGATTTCGCCACCCTTTTCCTGCAATATCCAAATATCATTGCTGTCTGTGTCGTCAGCTTTGCTTCCTCCTGCAATTGCCAGATATTTAATAGTGTATGAAGTTGTACTTTCAATCTGAACAGCAGAGAAGTCCTTTACCGGCAAATCAGCTGGCGTGCCCGAATTCATCTCCACTAACTGAAGTGATGTAAAATCCTCTGTTATGGCTAATTTAGATGTGCTGCTATCATTTACCATTACAAGAATATCATCTGTGGCAGAGGGTATCACTCCATAAATAGTAACAATCGGAAACTCTGTGACAACCTGCGTCCATGTAAAACCATCAGATGTTCTGAACAGTCTGTTATCATCATCAATTGCAAAAATATAGTTTTCTGAAACTGTTAAGGATGATAACTGAATTGCAGGAGGCAGTCCGGTTACCGATGCAGTAGTCCAGTTATTACCATCACTTGCCGAAGATGATGTTGCATTAACAGCACCGTTTGCTATATAGTATGTAATAAATCTATTGTTGAATTCTACTGTTTTCTGTTGATTCACTGTAGTTGGCAAATAACCTTCAGCAACCTTCTCCCATGACATAATATATGGATCCTGCTGATATATGTATAGCTGAATCTCATAGGTCTTTTTAGTAATACCATCAGGAGCAGTAGTTATAATTTTGTGCAATCTTGAAACTTCAATTGAGTCAGACTGAACCCAGGCAAAAGAGCTGTCGGGTATTAGCTGTATAGTAACATCTGAGAATGTACTCAAATTGTTTGCCCCTCTGATGTTCAGAA
This portion of the Lascolabacillus massiliensis genome encodes:
- the porG gene encoding type IX secretion system protein PorG → MRNTKKAIYFYLLLFIVVVLPANTLSQEYKYEIGAATGTSFYMGDANKTKLYLHSGISGGALFRYNINFNWALKANIIAGNVSGNSEDSGNVFPFDRNINFSRTFTDIGTQVEFNFLPYSDNYSYLGTKPYSPYLFTGVGLTYASGENSIFSANIPLGIGFKYKLKNRINLGVEFSMRKLFTDNFDLLDNPYGIRSSTLKNKDWYSLTMIFLTWDFSSRTDPCHGM
- a CDS encoding isoprenyl transferase, with amino-acid sequence MSLLDYIDQERLPNHIAIIMDGNGRWATNKGFERGEGHKEGVRAISRVVEAATKASIKYLTLYAFSTENWNRPAEEVNGLMDLMVYAISEETEKLKKNGVRITCIGDMDRLPEYARTALIECIDQTKEGNTLTLNIALSYSSKWELTEAARRIADDVLNGVLNKEDISEETISMYLTTHGIPDPDLLIRTGGEQRISNFLLWQCAYAEFYFTEVYWPDFGEKDLYEAIIDFQGRERRFGKISEQIECNSTGSKPEKEQ
- a CDS encoding universal stress protein, with product MKKEITNSESRDEKLVTVAIHTYEKAQILKSILESEGIPAVIHGINLIEPTIAGSVRVRINEKDLPNALRVIEQVDFKSTDEKEDDEEKVKVINEVLIPVDFSDYSLLACEFGFRLADDLKCNVKLMHAFFTPFYPASIPFGDSLTLQSTDKDIYQDIKKNTETEMKNLIKRLEENISNGKFPKVSFTYTLVEGLPEEEIISYSKKIKPTAIVMGTRGKNAKDLDLIGSVTAEVMDGCRTPIFAVPEDSKVRNLTEVKRVVFLTNFQEREFKALDIMMKLLKPYHIEIILAHIAKKEDVWNEIKLSGFQKRLSELYPLLKVSYMLIDQTERLESTLEKYVKENNIDMISLSSSRRNIFARMFNPGIARKMLFHSNTPILVIKGM
- a CDS encoding OmpH family outer membrane protein; the protein is MLKKLLIFCIALAPLSLVAQDLKLAYINTQEIFASMPELSSIETQLTEKQEQITKNGQALVDEYTKKAQEFEAAAATTSDAVKMDQQAQLQSILQRYELFQQNSQQEMQQLQQKLLGPVNQKISDAIQAVGAANNYTFVFDVSNMQSPIVYTHPSAVNITQEVKTRLGIQ
- a CDS encoding BamA/OMP85 family outer membrane protein produces the protein MLKRIFNLLLLLIVLPQTVLLAQTNDSITQSESGDLTVNYTSPPKTYYIADVKVTGVEETMYAGQEFVLINFAGLSKGQEIQIPGDDITNALKRFWRQGLFSDVKILQNKIEGDSVWLEIKLTDRPRVTDIRYTGMKKSEQDDIEAKIGFVKGNQITPPQIDRAEILIKNFYDEKGFGDAEVRLLQHPDTTGKNQVVLEIVVDKKEKLKVNNINIEGNVALSDRTLKRAMKKTNEKGKLWNIFRAKKFVEDLYEEDKRNLIGKYHEEGYRDAEILKDTVYKFDDKTVNIDILLEEGPLYHIRSINWVGNTQYPSAQLSRVLNMNSGEVYNQKKLEERLISDEDAVINLYQNNGYLFSNIDPIEINIENDSIDLELRVVEGPKATIKRVIIQGNDRLYEDVIRRELRTKPGAVFSKDDLLRSVREIAQTGHFDPEALSADIGKGITPNPEDGTVDITYPLTSKGNDQIEFSAGWGVTGLVGKLSLRLNNFSLRNMLNPSMHRGIIPQGDGQTLVLSAQTNGRYYQSYQFQFIEPWFGGKKPNHFSVNAYYSRYTGLNSDYYRQNTNPYMYGMGGYPGMGYGGYGYPGYGYGGYGGYGGYGGYGYGYQDLAEYAADPDQVFNIFGASIGYGKRLEWPDDYFQIMATLGFQRYGLKNWTLNRFDFSTGVSNSITLGLTLSRTSIDNPIYTRTGSDFTLSVNATPPFSLWDGRDYSKLAVNDPAKHRWNEYHKWKLKMRTYTPLTPLTVTRTPVVATRAEFGILGHYNKDKLTSFETFDVGGDGMTGYTSSFATETVALRGYENNSIAMQARAYTRLGLELRYPFILEPNSTIYGVAFLEAGNAWMKLNEINPFDLKRSAGAGVRIFLPMIGLMGIDWAYGFDTVYGTSGIRDRGGSQFHFIIGQEF
- a CDS encoding DUF6242 domain-containing protein yields the protein MISKYFLWTSVLIMNLLLLSSCLGSSNDGDLEYSPDAQIYSFSMASKADTLNLLRTTEFSIDQVNSRIFNKKPLPYQFHVDSVVLNIRGANNLSTFSDVTIQLIPDSSFAWVQSDSIEVSRLHKIITTAPDGITKKTYEIQLYIYQQDPYIMSWEKVAEGYLPTTVNQQKTVEFNNRFITYYIANGAVNATSSSASDGNNWTTASVTGLPPAIQLSSLTVSENYIFAIDDDNRLFRTSDGFTWTQVVTEFPIVTIYGVIPSATDDILVMVNDSSTSKLAITEDFTSLQLVEMNSGTPADLPVKDFSAVQIESTTSYTIKYLAIAGGSKADDTDSNDIWILQEKGGEIYALKSKKSESVSVDGSSIFFYDEKPYILVASGGKNSLLYSDNYGLDWKPAEENQSLPATFNYRKNASVITDNNNIWIFGGVSQAQTQIRDVWKGRLNKFDLN
- a CDS encoding OmpH family outer membrane protein, which produces MKKIVLFIGLFLALGISSSMAQQYALIDMEYILKRIPAYENANEQLEALSKQWQAVIDEEVQEVNAMYKKYQADLTFLAGEEKTKRENQIVAKENAIQELRNQYFGPEGELFKNQEKLIKPIQDNIYEAVKSISIDNGYAVVLDRASATSIIFATPDIDISDEVLSRLGY